One window of the Colias croceus chromosome 5, ilColCroc2.1 genome contains the following:
- the LOC123691626 gene encoding clathrin light chain isoform X1: MDDFGDNFVQPEVDPAADFLAREQNQLAGLEDELETSAPPPIASSIASNGLDDFVEVPSAAAFEANGLLDDDPAPAPAPTAPAVSVFRQEREEPEKIKIWREEQKQRLEEKDAEEERKKQEMLKVAKKELEDWYKTHEEQIAKTKAANRESAKNAEKALARGSESTVEEGNEWARVAELCDFGPRRGRDVARLRSIVLQLKQSGVSPKYPPRATKVA, from the exons ATGGATGATTTCGGCGACAATTTCGTACAACCCGAAGTCGACCCAGCCGCAGACTTCTTGGCTCGAGAGCAAAACCAACTGGCAGGACTAGAAGATGAGCTAGAAACCAGTGCTCCGCCCCCTATTGCGTCGAGTATAGCTTCCAACGGTCTTGATGATTTTGTtg AAGTACCAAGTGCAGCAGCATTTGAAGCCAATGGTCTGCTCGATGACGATCCAGCCCCTGCACCAGCTCCAACTGCTCCAGCAGTCTCCGTATTCAGACAAGAAAGGGAAGAACCTGAGAAGATTAAGATATGGAGAGAGGAACAGAAGCAGAGACTGGAAGAGAAAG ATGCTGAGGAAGAGAGAAAGAAGCAAGAAATGTTGAAGGTAGCTAAAAAGGAATTAGAGGATTGGTACAAAACACATGAGGAGCAAATTGCTAAAACTAAGGCAGCTAACAG GGAGTCTGCTAA AAACGCAGAGAAAGCTCTAGCCCGTGGATCTGAGAGTACCGTTGAAGAGGGTAACGAGTGGGCTCGCGTGGCGGAACTCTGCGACTTTGGGCCGAGGCGCGGCCGCGATGTGGCTCGTCTCAGATCCATTGTACTCCAGTTGAAGCAGTCGGGAGTCAGCCCTAAGTACCCCCCGCGGGCAACTAAAGT AGCTtga
- the LOC123691626 gene encoding clathrin light chain isoform X2 → MDDFGDNFVQPEVDPAADFLAREQNQLAGLEDELETSAPPPIASSIASNGLDDFVEVPSAAAFEANGLLDDDPAPAPAPTAPAVSVFRQEREEPEKIKIWREEQKQRLEEKDAEEERKKQEMLKVAKKELEDWYKTHEEQIAKTKAANRNAEKALARGSESTVEEGNEWARVAELCDFGPRRGRDVARLRSIVLQLKQSGVSPKYPPRATKVA, encoded by the exons ATGGATGATTTCGGCGACAATTTCGTACAACCCGAAGTCGACCCAGCCGCAGACTTCTTGGCTCGAGAGCAAAACCAACTGGCAGGACTAGAAGATGAGCTAGAAACCAGTGCTCCGCCCCCTATTGCGTCGAGTATAGCTTCCAACGGTCTTGATGATTTTGTtg AAGTACCAAGTGCAGCAGCATTTGAAGCCAATGGTCTGCTCGATGACGATCCAGCCCCTGCACCAGCTCCAACTGCTCCAGCAGTCTCCGTATTCAGACAAGAAAGGGAAGAACCTGAGAAGATTAAGATATGGAGAGAGGAACAGAAGCAGAGACTGGAAGAGAAAG ATGCTGAGGAAGAGAGAAAGAAGCAAGAAATGTTGAAGGTAGCTAAAAAGGAATTAGAGGATTGGTACAAAACACATGAGGAGCAAATTGCTAAAACTAAGGCAGCTAACAG AAACGCAGAGAAAGCTCTAGCCCGTGGATCTGAGAGTACCGTTGAAGAGGGTAACGAGTGGGCTCGCGTGGCGGAACTCTGCGACTTTGGGCCGAGGCGCGGCCGCGATGTGGCTCGTCTCAGATCCATTGTACTCCAGTTGAAGCAGTCGGGAGTCAGCCCTAAGTACCCCCCGCGGGCAACTAAAGT AGCTtga